One region of Vescimonas fastidiosa genomic DNA includes:
- a CDS encoding glutamine synthetase family protein, with translation MKYTPREIMEFVEQEDVKFIRLAFCNVYGKQHNVAIMPGELSRAFTYGIAIDASAIEGFGGEVRSDLLLRPDPSTLIQLPWRPEHGKVVRMFCDIFYPDGRPFERDTRSILKKAVSEAAERGIEFAFGAEMEFYLFKLDEYGKATTLPHDQASYMDIAPDDKGEHIRREICLMLEQMGIQPESSHHESGPGQNEIDFRYSDPLTAADNAITFRAVVRTVAAQNGLCASFQPKPLSDRDGSGMHINISARDGGTADLLPSVIAGLLDKIAEITLFLNPSEESYRRLGCDKAPRYITWSDENRSQLIRIPAAVGEQRRAELRSADSTANPYLAYALLIYAGLYGISHKLALPPASDFNLYTAPAEILQALQALPDSLGEAIALAETSPFVRAHLPESVLCAFGVK, from the coding sequence GTGAAGTATACACCCAGGGAAATTATGGAGTTCGTGGAGCAGGAGGATGTGAAATTTATCCGCCTGGCCTTCTGCAATGTCTACGGGAAGCAGCACAATGTGGCCATTATGCCCGGTGAGCTGTCCCGGGCCTTCACCTACGGGATCGCCATCGACGCCTCCGCCATTGAGGGCTTCGGCGGCGAGGTGCGGTCCGACCTGCTACTGCGGCCGGATCCCTCCACCCTGATCCAGCTCCCCTGGCGGCCAGAGCATGGCAAGGTGGTCCGGATGTTCTGCGATATTTTTTATCCCGATGGCCGGCCCTTTGAGCGGGACACCCGCAGCATCCTGAAAAAAGCCGTTTCCGAGGCCGCCGAAAGGGGCATTGAGTTCGCCTTCGGCGCGGAGATGGAGTTTTATCTGTTCAAGCTGGATGAATACGGCAAGGCCACTACCCTCCCCCATGACCAGGCAAGCTATATGGACATTGCCCCCGACGATAAGGGCGAGCATATCCGTCGGGAGATTTGCCTGATGCTGGAGCAGATGGGTATTCAGCCCGAAAGCTCTCATCACGAGAGTGGGCCGGGGCAAAACGAGATCGACTTCCGCTACTCCGATCCCCTGACCGCCGCGGACAACGCCATCACCTTCCGGGCCGTGGTCCGCACGGTGGCCGCTCAAAACGGCCTGTGCGCCAGCTTTCAGCCCAAGCCTTTGTCGGACCGAGACGGCAGCGGAATGCACATAAACATTTCCGCCAGGGACGGCGGAACGGCGGACCTGCTGCCGTCCGTTATTGCCGGTCTGCTGGATAAGATCGCCGAGATCACCCTATTTTTAAATCCCAGCGAGGAATCCTATCGCCGCCTGGGCTGCGACAAGGCACCCCGGTACATCACCTGGTCGGATGAAAACCGCTCCCAGCTGATCCGCATTCCCGCCGCTGTGGGCGAGCAGCGCCGGGCAGAGCTGCGCTCCGCCGACTCCACCGCCAATCCCTATCTGGCCTATGCCCTGCTGATTTACGCCGGGCTCTACGGCATTAGCCATAAGCTGGCCCTCCCGCCGGCCTCGGACTTCAATCTCTACACGGCCCCGGCAGAGATCCTGCAGGCGCTGCAAGCGCTGCCGGATTCCCTGGGTGAGGCCATTGCCCTTGCCGAGACCAGCCCGTTTGTGCGGGCACATTTGCCCGAGTCGGTGCTGTGCGCCTTTGGCGTGAAGTAA
- a CDS encoding GltB/FmdC/FwdC-like GXGXG domain-containing protein — protein MTYIDASGMDYRQLNAAIRDCSGDASVTDCYGQRFIGAGLEEGSLSITGTPGNALGAYLNGACIEVRGNAQDAVGDTMNAGRIVIHGSIGDAAGYAMRGGELYVEGNAGYRAGIHMKAYGDKLPVMVIGGKAGSFLGEYQAGGIIIVLGLTDGPRPIVSNFPCTGMHGGKLYIRSDCKKLLLPKQVIARPASRKDMNEVRDYLHTFCQLFGGNCDALLRQPFTVITPNSSNPYKQLYVTN, from the coding sequence ATGACCTATATTGATGCGTCCGGAATGGATTACCGACAACTCAACGCGGCGATCCGCGACTGCTCCGGAGACGCTTCTGTGACCGACTGCTACGGGCAGCGGTTTATCGGTGCGGGACTGGAGGAGGGAAGCCTCTCTATAACGGGGACACCCGGCAATGCCCTGGGTGCCTATCTCAACGGCGCCTGCATCGAGGTGCGCGGCAATGCCCAGGACGCTGTGGGCGACACCATGAACGCAGGCCGCATTGTTATACACGGCAGCATCGGCGACGCCGCCGGCTATGCCATGCGGGGCGGCGAGCTGTATGTAGAGGGAAACGCCGGATACCGGGCCGGGATCCACATGAAGGCCTACGGCGACAAGCTGCCGGTCATGGTCATCGGCGGCAAGGCCGGAAGCTTTCTGGGCGAATACCAGGCCGGCGGCATTATCATCGTTTTAGGCCTTACCGACGGGCCCCGTCCCATCGTGAGCAATTTCCCCTGCACAGGGATGCACGGCGGCAAGCTCTACATCCGCTCGGACTGCAAAAAGCTCCTGCTGCCTAAGCAGGTCATTGCCCGCCCGGCCTCCCGCAAGGATATGAACGAGGTGCGGGACTATCTGCATACATTCTGCCAGCTGTTCGGCGGCAACTGTGATGCGTTGCTGCGCCAGCCCTTTACCGTGATCACCCCCAACAGCAGCAACCCCTATAAGCAGCTTTATGTTACAAACTAA
- a CDS encoding glutamate synthase-related protein, with product MGIDYIYPQFEVVRDPVRCINCRLCEKQCANGVHGFDKDRGCMTTDESKCVNCQRCVCFCPTHALKIRKSDCTFRDNANWDEDTIKEIYKQAGSGGVLLSSMGNPKRYPVYWDRILINASQVTNPPVDPLREPMETKVFLGRKPDSIRRGEKGQLICTLPPQIELSMPVMFSAMSYGSISYNAHACLAQAAQELGICYNTGEGGLHEDFYAYGDNTIVQVASGRFGVHKQYLEAGAAVEIKMGQGAKPGIGGHLPGAKIVGDVSRTRMVPEGTDAISPAPHHDIYSIEDLRQLVYSLKEATEYKKPIIVKVAAVHNIAAIASGIARSGADIIAIDGFRGGTGAAPTRIRDTVGIPIELALAAVDQRLRDEGIRNHISLIASGSIRSSADVVKAIALGADACYIGTAALLALGCHLCRSCQTGRCNWGIATQNPELVSRLDIEEGKNRLVNLLTAWKHEIKEMMGGMGINSIEALKGNRLMLRGVGMTDKELEILGISHAGE from the coding sequence ATGGGTATCGACTATATTTATCCGCAGTTTGAGGTTGTCCGCGACCCGGTTCGGTGCATAAACTGCCGTCTGTGTGAAAAGCAATGTGCCAACGGTGTACACGGCTTTGACAAAGACCGGGGCTGCATGACCACCGACGAGAGCAAGTGCGTGAATTGCCAGCGGTGCGTGTGCTTCTGCCCCACCCATGCCCTGAAGATCCGAAAAAGTGACTGCACCTTCCGGGACAACGCCAACTGGGACGAGGATACGATCAAAGAAATCTACAAGCAGGCCGGAAGCGGCGGCGTGCTGCTGTCGTCCATGGGCAATCCCAAGCGTTATCCCGTATATTGGGACAGGATCCTCATCAACGCCTCTCAGGTGACCAATCCCCCGGTGGACCCCCTTCGGGAGCCTATGGAAACGAAAGTTTTTCTGGGCCGGAAGCCCGACAGCATCCGCCGAGGCGAAAAGGGACAGCTTATCTGCACGCTGCCGCCGCAGATCGAGCTGTCCATGCCGGTGATGTTCTCCGCCATGAGCTACGGCTCCATCAGCTACAACGCCCACGCCTGTCTGGCCCAGGCGGCTCAGGAGCTGGGCATCTGCTATAATACCGGCGAGGGCGGGCTCCACGAGGACTTCTACGCCTACGGGGACAACACCATCGTCCAGGTGGCCTCCGGCCGCTTCGGCGTACACAAGCAGTATCTGGAGGCCGGTGCCGCCGTTGAGATCAAGATGGGCCAGGGGGCAAAGCCGGGCATCGGCGGCCACCTGCCCGGTGCGAAGATCGTAGGCGATGTGTCCCGGACCCGCATGGTGCCCGAGGGGACCGACGCCATCTCGCCCGCCCCCCACCACGATATTTACTCCATTGAGGATCTGCGCCAGCTTGTCTACTCTCTGAAGGAGGCAACGGAATACAAAAAGCCTATTATTGTAAAGGTAGCCGCGGTGCATAACATCGCCGCTATTGCCAGCGGGATCGCCCGCAGCGGCGCGGACATCATTGCCATCGACGGCTTCCGGGGCGGCACCGGCGCCGCTCCCACCCGTATCCGAGACACCGTGGGCATTCCCATTGAGCTGGCTCTGGCTGCGGTGGACCAGCGTCTGCGGGACGAGGGAATTCGAAATCACATCTCCCTCATCGCCAGCGGCAGCATCCGCTCCTCCGCCGATGTGGTCAAGGCCATTGCCCTGGGGGCGGACGCCTGCTACATCGGCACAGCCGCTCTGCTGGCCCTGGGCTGCCACCTGTGCCGCTCCTGCCAGACGGGCCGGTGCAACTGGGGCATTGCCACCCAGAACCCGGAGCTGGTGAGTCGGCTGGACATCGAAGAGGGGAAAAACAGACTGGTAAACCTGCTGACCGCCTGGAAGCACGAGATCAAGGAGATGATGGGCGGCATGGGCATCAACTCCATTGAGGCCCTGAAGGGGAACCGCCTGATGCTCCGGGGCGTCGGCATGACCGACAAGGAGCTGGAGATCTTGGGGATTTCCCATGCAGGCGAATAA
- a CDS encoding class II glutamine amidotransferase, producing the protein MNKMEGQVRIPSGCAISAVISRDGKRMTGEKIIESMRPMHDRSNGLGGGFAAYGIYPEYKDFFALHMFLEDRAARKSCEAFLRETMEIVHLERIPIRTTPAITNEPLIWRFFVTPLRSTLASMQIDEEECVTRAVMAINTRIKGAYVFSCGKNMGVFKAVGYPEDVGYFYRLEDYQAYSWTAHGRYPTNTPGWWGGAHPFALLNYSIVHNGEISSYDTNRRFIEMFGYKCTLQTDTEVITYIADYLLRKQKLSLEELASVIAAPFWSTIDRKPPQEQEKLRYLRKVFSSLLITGPFSIVLGFEGGLMALNDRLKLRSMVVGEKDDKVYIASEESAIRVIEPDVENIYAPAGGEPVIVRVKEGKF; encoded by the coding sequence ATGAATAAAATGGAAGGCCAGGTACGCATCCCTTCCGGCTGCGCCATTTCCGCCGTTATATCCAGAGACGGGAAGCGCATGACCGGAGAAAAGATCATAGAGAGTATGCGCCCCATGCACGACCGCTCCAACGGACTGGGCGGCGGCTTTGCGGCCTACGGCATTTACCCGGAGTACAAGGACTTTTTTGCCCTGCATATGTTCCTGGAGGACCGGGCCGCCCGGAAAAGCTGCGAGGCCTTTTTGCGGGAGACCATGGAGATCGTCCACCTGGAGCGGATCCCCATTCGCACAACGCCGGCCATTACCAATGAGCCGCTGATCTGGCGGTTCTTTGTCACACCCCTGCGCAGCACCCTGGCCTCCATGCAGATAGATGAGGAGGAGTGCGTGACCCGGGCCGTAATGGCCATCAACACCCGAATCAAGGGGGCCTATGTATTTTCCTGCGGCAAGAATATGGGCGTATTCAAGGCGGTGGGCTATCCGGAGGATGTGGGCTATTTCTACCGGCTGGAGGACTACCAGGCCTATAGCTGGACGGCCCATGGCCGCTATCCCACCAACACCCCCGGCTGGTGGGGCGGCGCGCATCCCTTCGCTCTGCTGAATTACTCCATTGTTCACAACGGGGAAATATCCTCCTACGACACCAACCGCCGCTTCATTGAGATGTTCGGCTACAAGTGTACCCTGCAAACGGATACGGAGGTCATTACCTACATCGCCGATTATCTGCTGCGCAAGCAAAAGCTGTCGCTGGAGGAGCTGGCCTCGGTCATCGCCGCTCCCTTCTGGAGTACCATCGACAGGAAGCCGCCCCAGGAGCAGGAGAAGCTGCGGTATCTCCGCAAGGTCTTTTCCAGTCTGCTTATCACGGGGCCGTTTTCCATCGTGCTGGGCTTTGAGGGCGGGCTTATGGCTCTGAATGACCGGCTGAAGCTGCGCAGCATGGTGGTGGGTGAAAAGGACGACAAGGTCTACATTGCCAGCGAGGAGTCCGCCATTCGGGTCATTGAGCCGGATGTGGAGAACATTTACGCCCCGGCAGGCGGCGAGCCTGTGATCGTTCGGGTAAAGGAGGGGAAATTCTAA
- a CDS encoding glutamine synthetase III family protein: MTTVPEYFGSLVFDTRVMKARLSGDVYRSLKQTIQKGVKLDPTVADAVASAMKDWAIENGATHFTHWFQPMTGITAEKHDSFISPAPDGRVIMEFSGKELIKGEPDASSFPSGGLRATFEARGYTAWDPTSFAFIKGKTLCIPTAFCSYGGEALDKKTPLLRSMEALNRQALRILKLFGNESVRRVSPSVGAEQEYFLIDKEVYDKRRDLIYTGRTLFGAKPPKGQELDDHYFGPIKPRVEAYMADLNEELWKLGILAKTEHNEVAPSQHELAPIFTTTNIATDQNQLTMEIMQKVAAGHGLVCLLQEKPFAGVNGSGKHNNWSLATDTGVNLLSPGETPYENAQFLLFLVAVVQAVDDYQGLLRAAVATAGNDHRLGANEAPPAVVSVFLGDELTAILEALETDTAYAGVEKKKLKLGVDVLPHFFRDTTDRNRTSPFAFTGNKFEFRMLGSSNSIACANIMLNTAVAESLRQYADELESASDLSTALHDLIQRVIRQHKRIIFNGNGYDDAWIQEATEKRGLLNLRTTPDAIPMLVQKDNMAMLVRHKVFTESELRSRYEIQLENYCKTVRIEALTMVDMARKEILPSVEAYVSDLATAAAAKSTVSEELPWGYEKKLLRKLASLVDTMDGRVDSLEEKLVRLDTLRDTTEEAAFIRDELIPAMGELRAVADESETQTAAKYWPFPTYGELLFSVK; encoded by the coding sequence ATGACAACTGTACCGGAATATTTTGGAAGCCTTGTTTTTGATACCCGTGTGATGAAGGCCCGCCTGTCCGGCGATGTATACCGCTCTCTGAAGCAGACCATTCAAAAGGGCGTTAAGCTGGACCCCACCGTGGCCGATGCCGTGGCCTCGGCCATGAAGGACTGGGCCATTGAGAACGGAGCCACCCATTTCACCCACTGGTTCCAGCCCATGACCGGGATTACCGCAGAGAAGCACGACAGCTTTATCAGCCCCGCTCCCGATGGGCGGGTCATCATGGAGTTCTCCGGCAAGGAGCTTATCAAGGGCGAGCCGGACGCATCCTCCTTCCCCTCCGGCGGCCTGCGCGCTACCTTTGAGGCCCGGGGCTACACCGCCTGGGACCCCACCAGCTTTGCCTTTATTAAAGGTAAGACCCTGTGCATTCCCACGGCCTTTTGCTCCTATGGCGGAGAGGCGCTGGATAAAAAGACGCCCCTGCTGCGCAGCATGGAGGCCCTGAACCGACAGGCACTGCGTATTTTGAAGCTGTTCGGAAACGAAAGCGTCCGGCGGGTGTCACCCTCTGTGGGCGCAGAGCAGGAGTATTTCCTTATTGATAAGGAAGTATACGATAAGCGCCGCGATCTCATTTACACCGGCCGGACCCTGTTCGGGGCCAAGCCCCCCAAGGGTCAGGAGCTGGACGACCACTATTTCGGCCCTATCAAGCCCCGGGTAGAGGCCTACATGGCCGACCTGAATGAGGAGCTTTGGAAGCTGGGCATTCTGGCTAAAACGGAGCACAACGAGGTGGCTCCCTCCCAGCACGAGCTGGCGCCTATTTTCACCACCACCAACATCGCTACCGACCAAAACCAGCTGACCATGGAGATTATGCAGAAAGTGGCGGCGGGGCATGGCTTGGTGTGCCTGCTCCAGGAAAAGCCCTTTGCCGGGGTCAACGGCAGCGGCAAGCATAATAACTGGTCCCTGGCCACCGATACCGGCGTCAACCTTCTCTCTCCTGGGGAGACGCCCTATGAAAACGCGCAGTTCCTGCTGTTTTTGGTGGCCGTTGTGCAGGCTGTGGACGACTACCAGGGCCTTCTGAGGGCTGCTGTGGCCACCGCCGGAAACGATCACCGCCTGGGTGCCAACGAGGCGCCTCCTGCTGTGGTCTCCGTGTTTCTGGGCGATGAGCTTACGGCCATTCTGGAGGCCCTGGAGACGGACACGGCATACGCCGGTGTGGAGAAGAAGAAGCTGAAGCTGGGCGTGGATGTGCTGCCCCATTTCTTCCGGGACACCACCGACCGCAACCGTACCTCCCCCTTTGCCTTCACCGGCAATAAGTTTGAGTTCCGCATGCTGGGCTCCAGCAACTCCATCGCCTGTGCCAACATCATGCTGAATACGGCTGTGGCTGAGTCCCTGCGTCAGTACGCCGACGAGCTGGAGTCTGCCTCTGACCTGAGCACAGCCCTTCACGACCTGATCCAGCGTGTTATTCGCCAGCATAAGCGCATTATCTTCAACGGCAACGGCTATGACGATGCCTGGATTCAGGAGGCCACCGAAAAGCGCGGCCTGCTGAACCTGCGCACCACGCCGGACGCCATCCCCATGCTGGTTCAGAAGGACAATATGGCCATGCTGGTGCGCCACAAGGTCTTTACGGAGTCCGAGCTTCGCTCCCGCTATGAGATCCAGCTGGAAAACTACTGCAAGACCGTCCGCATCGAGGCCCTGACCATGGTGGATATGGCCCGAAAGGAGATCCTGCCGTCGGTAGAGGCCTATGTGTCCGACCTGGCCACGGCCGCCGCCGCCAAGAGCACCGTTTCCGAGGAGCTGCCCTGGGGCTATGAGAAGAAGCTGCTGCGCAAGCTGGCCTCCCTGGTGGACACCATGGATGGCCGGGTGGACAGCCTGGAGGAGAAGCTGGTGCGCCTGGATACCCTCCGGGATACCACCGAGGAGGCGGCCTTCATCCGCGACGAGCTTATTCCCGCCATGGGCGAGCTGCGGGCCGTAGCCGATGAGTCGGAGACCCAGACCGCTGCTAAGTACTGGCCCTTCCCCACCTACGGCGAGCTGCTGTTCAGCGTAAAGTAA
- a CDS encoding phospho-sugar mutase gives MIDYKAEYQKWLHSDAITEDERAELLSIAGDDKEIESRFYGPLEFGTAGLRGTMKMGLHQMNIYVIRWATQGFANVICAEGPAAMDKGVAICMDCRHHSMEFARAAAEVCAANGIHVRIFESLRPTPELSFAVRHYGCQAGINITASHNPKEYNGYKVYWSDGAQLPPHHADAIAKELENIDIFTGVKTMPFDEAKAAGRIELMGEETDNAFMENVMAMVNDRACVAKVADDFHVVYTPFHGCGWKLVPQALRDLGVKHLHCVPEQMVLDGSFPTVESPNPENPEGFYLAIALADQVGANFIIGTDPDSDRVGILVRGTDGRFIPVSGNQTGVLLADYLLGAMARNGKLPKNAVLLKTIVTTEMARRVAESHGVTCYDTFTGFKFMAEKKQQLESQGLGKVVFSYEESYGYMLGDYVRDKDAVTASLLLTEMAAWYQSRGMTLFDALQALYEKYGYYGEKTHNLVMPGLDGLEKMAVLMQSLRDVPPADIAGVAVTARTDYKDGTVTDCASGKVTASELKGSNVLRYALADGTVILVRPSGTEPKIKVYILTLGSDPKQRDENIAKYSQWALSLQK, from the coding sequence ATGATCGACTACAAAGCGGAATATCAAAAATGGCTCCACAGCGACGCCATCACCGAAGATGAGCGGGCAGAGCTTTTATCCATCGCAGGCGATGACAAGGAGATCGAGAGCCGCTTCTACGGCCCCCTGGAGTTCGGTACCGCCGGTCTGCGGGGCACCATGAAGATGGGCCTGCACCAGATGAATATCTATGTGATCCGCTGGGCCACCCAGGGCTTTGCCAATGTCATCTGCGCCGAAGGCCCCGCCGCCATGGATAAGGGCGTTGCCATCTGCATGGACTGCCGCCACCACAGCATGGAGTTTGCCCGGGCTGCCGCGGAAGTCTGCGCCGCCAACGGCATCCATGTGCGCATTTTCGAATCCCTTCGCCCCACCCCGGAGCTGAGCTTCGCCGTGCGGCACTACGGCTGCCAGGCGGGCATTAACATCACCGCCAGCCACAATCCCAAGGAGTATAACGGCTACAAGGTCTACTGGTCCGACGGCGCCCAGCTGCCCCCCCACCACGCCGACGCCATTGCCAAGGAGCTGGAAAATATCGACATTTTCACCGGCGTAAAGACCATGCCCTTCGACGAGGCCAAGGCCGCCGGACGCATCGAGCTTATGGGGGAGGAAACCGACAACGCCTTCATGGAAAATGTCATGGCCATGGTCAATGACCGGGCTTGTGTCGCCAAGGTGGCGGATGACTTCCATGTGGTCTACACCCCCTTCCACGGCTGCGGCTGGAAGCTGGTGCCCCAGGCTCTGCGGGACCTGGGCGTGAAGCACCTGCACTGCGTACCCGAGCAGATGGTGCTGGATGGCTCCTTCCCCACGGTAGAGTCCCCCAACCCCGAGAATCCCGAGGGCTTCTATCTGGCTATCGCCCTGGCTGACCAGGTGGGCGCCAACTTCATCATCGGCACCGACCCGGACAGCGACCGGGTGGGCATCCTGGTGCGCGGCACCGACGGCCGCTTCATCCCCGTGTCCGGCAATCAGACCGGCGTGCTGCTGGCGGATTATCTGCTGGGCGCCATGGCGCGTAACGGAAAGTTGCCTAAAAACGCCGTGCTGCTGAAGACCATCGTCACCACCGAAATGGCTCGCCGGGTGGCCGAGAGTCACGGCGTCACCTGCTACGATACCTTCACGGGCTTCAAGTTCATGGCCGAAAAGAAGCAGCAGCTGGAGAGCCAGGGTTTGGGTAAGGTGGTGTTCTCCTACGAGGAGAGCTATGGCTATATGCTGGGCGACTATGTCCGGGACAAGGACGCCGTCACCGCCTCCCTGCTGCTGACGGAGATGGCCGCCTGGTATCAGAGCCGGGGCATGACCCTCTTTGACGCCCTCCAGGCCCTGTACGAAAAGTACGGCTACTACGGTGAAAAGACCCACAATCTGGTGATGCCCGGCCTGGACGGTCTGGAGAAGATGGCTGTGCTCATGCAGTCCCTGCGGGATGTGCCCCCTGCGGACATCGCCGGGGTGGCCGTTACGGCACGCACGGACTATAAGGACGGCACCGTCACCGACTGCGCAAGCGGAAAGGTTACCGCCTCGGAGCTGAAGGGCAGCAATGTGCTTCGCTACGCCCTGGCCGATGGCACCGTGATCCTGGTCCGTCCCTCCGGCACCGAGCCCAAGATCAAGGTCTATATCCTCACCCTGGGAAGCGATCCCAAGCAGCGGGATGAAAACATCGCCAAATACTCCCAGTGGGCTCTGTCTCTGCAAAAGTAA
- the rlmH gene encoding 23S rRNA (pseudouridine(1915)-N(3))-methyltransferase RlmH, giving the protein MQKITVLCVGKLKEKFYLDATAEYAKRLSRYCKLDILELPESRLPEEPSPAQIQQALDAEAAAITAKLPKGGALVALCIEGTPCSSEEMSRKMQQLAVSGKTQLTFLIGGSVGLSENLKRRADWKLSMSPMTFPHHLARVMLLEQIYRAFQIRQGTKYHK; this is encoded by the coding sequence ATGCAGAAAATAACCGTCCTGTGCGTGGGAAAATTAAAGGAAAAATTCTACCTGGACGCCACGGCGGAGTACGCCAAGCGCCTGAGTCGGTACTGTAAATTAGACATTCTCGAGCTGCCGGAGAGCCGTCTACCGGAGGAGCCCTCCCCCGCCCAAATCCAGCAGGCTCTGGACGCGGAGGCCGCCGCCATCACCGCAAAGCTCCCCAAGGGCGGGGCGCTGGTGGCCCTGTGTATTGAGGGCACTCCCTGCTCCAGCGAGGAAATGAGCCGCAAAATGCAGCAGCTGGCGGTCTCCGGCAAGACCCAGCTCACCTTCCTCATCGGCGGCAGCGTGGGCCTCAGCGAGAACCTGAAGCGCCGGGCGGACTGGAAGCTCTCCATGTCCCCCATGACCTTTCCCCACCACCTAGCCCGGGTGATGCTCTTAGAGCAGATCTACCGCGCCTTTCAGATCCGGCAGGGGACAAAATACCACAAATAA
- a CDS encoding MBL fold metallo-hydrolase: MITIHTLASGSEGNAALVCGGGVRILVDAGISARRMETALKALGHPPDTLSAVFITHTHSDHTAGLRVFLKHTALPVFASPATCAVLSRQVPTVAELLHPLAPGLAQELGGLTVTPFATSHDAEGSMDFRFDTPTASAGILSDTGYVTEAAEEALAGVDLLLLESNHDVTHLQTGPYPYPLKQRILSDRGHLSNDAAAAFACRMAKTGTRQFVLVHLSKENNTPVCALHTVECALRGGGFADVHLTVAPRGECSEAYIAEGLPCRK; encoded by the coding sequence TTGATCACCATCCATACCTTGGCCAGCGGCTCTGAGGGAAACGCCGCCCTGGTCTGCGGCGGCGGCGTGCGCATTCTGGTGGACGCCGGCATCTCCGCCCGGCGCATGGAAACGGCCCTGAAGGCCCTGGGCCATCCCCCGGACACCCTCTCCGCTGTTTTCATCACCCATACCCATTCTGATCACACCGCCGGGCTGCGGGTCTTTCTCAAGCACACGGCCCTGCCGGTGTTCGCCTCCCCCGCCACCTGCGCGGTCCTTTCCCGCCAGGTCCCCACAGTGGCCGAGCTGCTCCATCCCCTGGCTCCGGGTCTGGCCCAGGAGCTGGGCGGTCTCACCGTTACCCCCTTTGCCACCTCCCACGATGCCGAGGGGTCTATGGACTTCCGCTTCGACACCCCCACCGCCTCCGCCGGGATTCTCTCGGACACCGGCTATGTGACCGAGGCCGCCGAGGAAGCTCTGGCCGGAGTAGACCTGCTGCTCCTGGAGAGCAATCACGATGTGACCCACCTGCAAACGGGGCCCTACCCCTACCCCCTAAAGCAGCGCATTTTGAGCGACCGGGGCCACCTGTCCAACGATGCGGCGGCCGCCTTTGCCTGCCGCATGGCCAAAACCGGCACCCGCCAGTTCGTCCTGGTGCATCTGAGCAAGGAGAATAACACCCCTGTCTGCGCCCTCCATACCGTGGAGTGCGCCCTGCGCGGCGGCGGCTTTGCCGATGTGCATCTCACCGTGGCGCCCCGGGGCGAGTGCAGCGAGGCTTACATAGCGGAGGGCCTGCCATGCAGAAAATAA